In Coccidioides posadasii str. Silveira chromosome 4, complete sequence, one genomic interval encodes:
- a CDS encoding uncharacterized protein (antiSMASH:Cluster_4.3~EggNog:ENOG410PUHG~COG:S): MRNRISFLLQKIGAPGKQMRRNIQISCRGKPISDEQLFEYTNGNFLVNERTQFERRYVKFNLAALCAVAATAGGEESPINAVEKMEGGFSKALLMKKENGMEIIAKIPCRNSGPAVYTTESEVAVLKYVSQHTNVPVPEVYTWSSDPTNPVGVEYIIIERAAGIPVFKIWGEMSQPNKLELIKQLTKFERELSSIQLPAYGSLYLRAFCGNLPGCKLLDLDIDPSESYCVGRSGDRSYMLDDYKGWDDFKIDLGPWTTLSAYGIAIAKREIFRVLHGSSPHPGTFYQGSPIEQKGLLESTIHLLKLLDSHPTLAKSAKPVIWHTDLHMGNIYVSPNEPSQILSLIDWQSISILPLFLQARWPVFLEPPQNYAQGFQKPGLPDNFDELDLEEQQLARYEQQQAVAAKAYEVSNYLENRPAHTAMNLPRVFRELFKRCGETSEVGVIPLRACLIEIFENWHELGFTGDCPYSFSQGEIEEHDSQFREYEDWHKAHELARKCLDTDEDGWIPPEMDIIEKRRQNQELLDMFIKQMAAEKSPEEARRMWPFVESY; this comes from the exons ATGCGAAATCGTATCTCCTTCCTCCTACAAAAGATTGGTGCTCCCGGGAAACAAATGAGGCGGAATATACAAATCTCTTGTCGTG GCAAACCCATCAGTGACGAACAACTCTTTGAGTATACAAATGGAAATTTTCTTGTTAATGAGAGGACTCAATTTGAACGACGTTATGTGAAGTTTAACCTGGCTGCTCTCTGCGCTGTTGCTGCCACGGCGGGAGGCGAAGAGTCTCCCATTAATGCAGTTGAAAAGATGGAAGGGGGCTTCAGCAAGGCCCTTTTaatgaaaaaggaaaatggaATGGAGATTATTGCAAAAATTCCATGTCGCAACTCTGGACCGGCAGTGTACACTACTGAATCAGAGGTGGCTGTTTTGAAATATG TGAGCCAACATACAAATGTTCCAGTCCCAGAGGTCTACACGTGGTCCTCAGATCCCACGAACCCCGTAGGTGTAGAATATATCATTATAGAGAGGGCAGCAGGGATTCCTGTTTTCAAGATATGGGGTGAGATGTCTCAGCCCAACAAACTGGAGCTCATCAAGCAGCTTACCAAGTTTGAACGTGAACTTTCCTCGATCCAGCTCCCCGCCTATGGCAGCCTGTATCTACGGGCTTTTTGTGGGAACCTTCCAGGATGTAAGCTGCTTGACTTGGACATTGATCCCTCAGAATCATACTGCGTGGGCCGCTCAGGCGACAGATCATACATGCTGGATGACTATAAGGGATGGGATGACTTCAAAATAGATCTAGGACCAT GGACTACATTATCTGCGTATGGTATTGCGATCGCAAAGCGGGAGATATTCCGTGTTTTACATGGTTCATCACCGCACCCAGGAACTTTCTATCAGGGAAGTCCTATAGAGCAGAAGGGCCTTCTGGAAAGCACTATACACCTTCTGAAGTTACTGGACTCGCATCCCACTCTCGCAAAATCCGCCAAGCCTGTCATCTGGCATACAGATCTTCATATGGGAAACATTTATGTGTCTCCAAATGAACCATCGCAGATCCTTTCACTCATTGATTGGCAATCAATATCCATCCTTCCGCTTTTTTTGCAAGCACGATGGCCAGTCTTCCTGGAACCACCGCAAAATTATGCTCAAGGATTTCAAAAGCCGGGGCTTCCTGATAACTTCGATGAGCTGGACCTGGAAGAACAACAGTTGGCAAGGTATGAGCAGCAGCAAGCTGTAGCCGCCAAGGCATATGAAGTTTCAAACTATCTTGAGAATAGGCCTGCCCATACCGCGATGAACCTTCCGCGCGTTTTCCGGGAACTGTTCAAGCGCTGCGGTGAAACTTCAGAAGTTGGAGTTATCCCGCTTCGAGCCTGTCTTATAGAGATCTTCGAGAACTGGCATGAGCTGGGATTTACTGGTGACTGCCCTTACTCCTTCAGCCAAGGGGAGATAGAAGAGCATGATTCCCAGTTCAGGGAATACGAGGATTGGCATAAGGCTCATGAGCTAGCGAGGAAGTGTTTGGATACGGATGAAGATGGATGGATACCTCCCGAGATGGACATCATAGAAAAGCGCCGGCAAAACCAGGAACTACTGGATATGTTCATCAAACAGATGGCGGCCGAGAAATCCCCAGAAGAAGCGCGACGGATGTGGCCTTTCGTTGAAAGCTATTAG
- the ERG12 gene encoding Mevalonate kinase (EggNog:ENOG410PIG8~COG:I~BUSCO:5081at33183) → MTPSSVPPNSIPQIHSTQTYIPGYMERKKGGSVRGKKANGRRKVASLVVDDLGAERGNIAMRSEDTAASSNGQNEESMTESSDGMPTPSPSQFGGDGLSVDPQRSPSSTRRPNASRKPSSPMAPPFMVSAPGKVIVFGEHAVVHGKKAMAAAISLRSYLLVTTLSKSRRTVTLNFRDTGLDHTWDIDSLPWDVFHHSSKKKFYYDRVTSLDPDLLDAIRPHISNVSPDKPPEVRKVHQGSASAFLYLYLSLGSPQSHGAIYTLRSTIPIGAGLGSSASVCVCLSAALLLQIRALAGPHPDQPFDESEVQIERINRWAFVGELCIHGNPSGVDNTVSAGGKAVIFRRGDYSKPPMVIPILDFPELPLLLVNSRQSRSTATEVAKVGTLKKLHPAITDCLLDGIDQVTTSAHDFISSENFDKHSSETLNYFGTLFRINHGLLVSLGVSHPRLERIRELVDHTGIGWTKLTGAGGGGCAITLIRPDRESTALKPLERQLDEEGYERYETTLGGQGVGVLWPAVLKNGTDEEGGEEIDQQKFENAVGNHGIEQLVGVGVPDVREGWKFWRRGHLS, encoded by the coding sequence ATGACCCCATCGTCCGTGCCACCCAACTCAATTCCACAAATACATAGCACACAGACATATATCCCTGGATACATGGAGCGCAAGAAGGGTGGAAGCGTCCGGGGCAAAAAGGCCAATGGACGACGAAAGGTCGCCAGCCTCGTCGTGGATGACTTGGGCGCTGAGCGAGGCAATATCGCGATGAGATCAGAGGACACAGCGGCTTCCAGCAACGGCCAGAACGAAGAATCGATGACGGAGAGCTCTGACGGAATGCCGACTCCTTCCCCAAGCCAATTCGGCGGAGATGGCCTCTCCGTCGACCCCCAGCGATCGCCCAGCTCGACCAGAAGGCCCAATGCGTCCCGTAAGCCTTCGTCGCCCATGGCTCCTCCGTTTATGGTCTCGGCTCCCGGAAAAGTGATTGTCTTTGGTGAGCATGCTGTTGTGCACGGCAAGAAAGCGATGGCTGCCGCCATCTCTCTCCGGTCCTACCTCCTTGTAACTACACTGTCCAAATCCCGTCGAACTGTCACCTTGAATTTCCGCGACACCGGCCTGGACCACACCTGGGACATCGACTCCCTTCCCTGGGACGTCTTCCATCACTCTtcgaagaagaaattctACTACGACCGCGTTACATCCCTAGATCCTGACCTGCTGGACGCCATAAGACCGCACATATCGAACGTTTCGCCGGATAAGCCTCCCGAAGTAAGGAAAGTACACCAGGGATCAGCGAGCGCTTTCCTCTACCTCTACCTCTCCCTCGGCTCACCACAATCGCACGGCGCGATATACACCCTCCGATCGACGATTCCAATCGGTGCTGGTCTGGGAAGTAGCGCGAGCGTCTGCGTCTGCCTCAGCGCCGCTCTGCTGCTGCAGATTCGCGCCCTGGCTGGGCCGCACCCAGATCAACCGTTCGATGAATCAGAGGTACAGATCGAGCGTATCAACCGCTGGGCGTTTGTCGGGGAATTGTGTATCCACGGAAACCCAAGCGGCGTAGATAACACGGTGTCGGCGGGGGGAAAGGCTGTTATCTTCCGACGAGGTGACTACTCTAAACCACCGATGGTTATTCCAATCTTGGATTTCCCGGAGCTGCCGCTTCTGCTCGTCAATTCTCGACAATCTAGATCTACGGCGACGGAGGTAGCCAAGGTTGGCACGCTGAAGAAATTACATCCCGCGATTACAGATTGCCTATTGGATGGAATCGACCAAGTCACAACGTCGGCACACGACTTCATTTCGTCAGAGAATTTCGATAAACATTCTAGTGAAACCCTGAACTATTTCGGCACTCTGTTTCGGATAAACCACGGTCTCCTCGTCTCCCTCGGCGTATCACACCCCCGTCTAGAACGCATCCGAGAACTGGTCGATCACACCGGCATAGGATGGACAAAGCTGACCGGTGCTGGCGGAGGCGGTTGTGCCATTACTCTGATCAGACCTGACCGTGAGTCGACTGCGCTAAAGCCACTCGAAAGACAGCTGGACGAGGAGGGATACGAGCGATACGAGACGACACTTGGTGGGCAGGGCGTTGGCGTTCTCTGGCCGGCTGTCCTGAAAAATGGCACCGACGAGGAAGGCGGAGAAGAGATTGACCAGCAGAAGTTTGAGAA
- a CDS encoding uncharacterized protein (antiSMASH:Cluster_4.3~EggNog:ENOG410PNVZ~COG:S) has protein sequence MDLNSYANRLRDRFERTGQIALLEEAIQLEQEAVDRTARDDPSRAMYLNSLSVQLGARFKRMGETSDLEKAIQLGQEAVDCTPHDHPMRAVYLNSLSVMLEGQFERTDAMSYLDEAIQLEQEAVDCTACNDSNRAGYLSNLSKQLGNRFKRTGRRSDLEKAIQLGQEAVDCTACDDPDRAIYLNNLGNRFRHRFERTGAMADLEAAIQLGQKAVDCTACDDPNRAMCLNNLGNQLSNRFERTGAMADLEAAIQLGQKAVDCTACDDPNRARFLSNLGNCFEARFEGTGAKSDLEKAIQLGKEAVDCTACGDPDQAMYLHNLGSFLEKQFEKSVAMSDLEEAIQLERKAVDCTPHDHPNQAVYLSSLGARLGSRSEIPALTAELEEFVQFEEAVYYTARDDPNRTLILDILHELLGDRYHRTHALSDLKKASRLAFKASDCTACDYPDQATYLDNLERCLRERFEKTDQMSDPEEAACFGQQVLDCTARNHPNRGRRLDDLGMQLEKRLERTGGKIRDSRGSLNLFTEALNIYNARPLDRINAGKYAFIYYIRDSNWKSARTASDAVVGLLPRLNLRWLSRYDQQHLIKSLTRFSSLAASAVLQAEGTPAEAVEILEAGRGVIASFIIDAQSDISHLEEYKPELYYEYMTLRQHVNVPFSNIAEPEISPSSGLTSTIQLSTHELQSNVHRSITQRHRDIERLEEIESKIRQLPGLDRFLLPPTSTDLMALAVRGPIVSFNVTMYRSDVFIITTSAIVGMRLEELLFNDLRKNVDKLLGKSKLSVGRPSTKSQRQKELQNILGWLWDVAVYPVLSQLRFISPVPSNPLPHIWWVTSGYMGLMPLHAAGHTDETALDYVVSSYIPTVKALKYSREQQLRRPLEPNPNMLIVTMPETAGMGALKTVEEVESISRSIYPIVPTILNKPSKKTVLNEVRTHHMVHFSCHGNSDSTDPSAGGLFLGPGEDGRAEHFTVRELANISYEHARIAFLSACSTAENSSEELIDEVIHLASAFQLIGFPHVIGTLWEASDKAATWISGAFYESLMRSLREDDFRVRHDVVASALHQAVRRLKERMRNDLISWVPFIHVGA, from the coding sequence GAGAACCGGACAAATAGCACTCTTGGAAGAAGCTATCCAACTTGAACAGGAAGCTGTTGACCGCACCGCTCGTGATGACCCTAGTCGAGCAATGTATTTGAACAGTCTGAGTGTCCAGCTTGGAGCCCGATTTAAGAGAATGGGAGAAACATCAGACCTGGAAAAAGCTATCCAACTTGGACAGGAAGCTGTGGATTGCACTCCTCATGACCACCCCATGCGAGCAGTGTATTTGAACAGTCTGAGTGTTATGCTTGAAGGCCAATTTGAAAGAACAGATGCAATGTCATACCTGGACGAAGCTATCCAACTTGAACAGGAAGCTGTAGATTGCACTGCTTGCAACGACTCTAATCGAGCAGGTTATCTGAGCAATCTTTCTAAGCAGCTTGGAAACCGATTTAAGAGAACAGGAAGAAGATCAGACCTGGAAAAAGCTATCCAACTCGGACAGGAAGCTGTGGATTGCACTGCTTGTGATGATCCTGATCGAGCAATATACCTGAATAATTTGGGAAATCGGTTCAGACACCGATTTGAGAGAACAGGAGCAATGGCAGACCTGGAAGCAGCTATTCAACTTGGACAGAAGGCTGTGGATTGCACTGCTTGTGATGATCCTAATCGAGCAATGTGCCTGAATAATTTGGGAAATCAGCTCAGCAACCGATTTGAGAGAACAGGAGCAATGGCAGACCTGGAAGCAGCTATTCAACTTGGACAGAAGGCTGTGGATTGCACTGCTTGTGATGATCCTAATCGAGCAAGATTTCTGAGTAATCTAGGAAATTGTTTTGAAGCCCGATTTGAGGGAACCGGAGCAAAATCAGACCTGGAAAAAGCTATTCAACTTGGAAAGGAAGCTGTGGATTGCACTGCTTGTGGTGATCCTGATCAAGCAATGTATCTGCATAATCTGGGAAGTTTTCTTGAGAAACAATTTGAGAAATCGGTTGCAATGTCAGACCTTGAAGAAGCTATACAACTTGAACGGAAAGCTGTTGATTGCACTCCTCATGATCACCCGAACCAAGCAGTGTATTTGAGCAGTCTGGGAGCCCGGCTTGGAAGCCGCTCTGAGATACCAGCATTGACGGCAGAACTAGAAGAGTTTGTGCAATTTGAGGAGGCTGTGTATTACACCGCTCGCGATGACCCTAATCGGACGTTGATTCTGGATATTCTACATGAGCTGTTGGGAGATCGATATCACCGAACCCATGCACTGTCGGACTTAAAAAAGGCCAGCCGACTTGCATTTAAAGCTTCGGATTGCACTGCTTGCGATTACCCCGATCAAGCAACGTATCTGGATAACCTGGAAAGATGTCTGAGAGAAAGATTTGAGAAAACAGATCAAATGTCAGATCCGGAAGAAGCTGCCTGTTTTGGACAGCAAGTTCTGGATTGCACTGCTCGCAATCACCCCAATCGAGGAAGGCGTCTGGATGACCTGGGAATGCAACTGGAAAAGCGACTTGAGAGAACCGGAGGAAAAATTAGAGATTCCAGAGGATCTCTTAATCTATTTACTGAGGCCCTGAATATATATAATGCTAGGCCCCTTGATCGTATCAATGCCGGCAAATATGCTTTCATCTATTATATCCGCGACAGCAATTGGAAGAGCGCACGGACTGCCTCTGATGCGGTTGTTGGCTTATTACCACGATTGAATCTCCGGTGGCTCTCCAGATACGATCAACAGCATCTTATTAAGAGCCTCACACGTTTCTCATCGCTAGCGGCCTCTGCTGTGCTTCAGGCGGAGGGCACTCCAGCTGAAGCGGTTGAGATTCTCGAGGCTGGCCGCGGTGTGATCGCCAGTTTTATCATCGACGCCCAGAGCGACATCTCACATTTGGAAGAATATAAGCCTGAATTATATTATGAATACATGACGCTTCGCCAGCATGTCAATGTACCGTTCTCAAATATTGCCGAACCCGAGATTAGCCCTTCAAGCGGCTTGACATCCACAATACAACTTAGCACACATGAGTTGCAGTCAAACGTTCACCGCTCGATTACGCAGCGCCATCGGGACATCGAGAGGTTGGAAGAAATAGAGAGCAAGATCAGACAACTACCAGGATTGGACCGGTTTCTGCTCCCGCCAACTTCGACTGATCTGATGGCGCTTGCTGTTCGTGGACCGATTGTTTCCTTCAACGTTACCATGTATCGAAGCGACGTGTTCATCATCACAACGTCTGCAATCGTTGGTATGCGTCTTGAGGAGCTTTTGTTCAACGATCTAAGGAAGAATGTTGACAAGTTGCTCGGAAAAAGCAAGTTATCAGTCGGCAGACCCAGCACGAAATCTCAAAGGCAAAAAGAGCTTCAAAATATCCTGGGGTGGTTGTGGGATGTTGCAGTATATCCTGTTCTCAGTCAGTTACGATTTATTTCACCTGTTCCTTCGAATCCTCTACCACATATATGGTGGGTTACAAGCGGGTATATGGGCCTTATGCCTCTCCACGCGGCAGGACACACAGACGAGACCGCTTTGGATTACGTCGTGTCCAGTTACATCCCCACTGTGAAGGCCCTCAAGTATTCCCGTGAGCAACAACTTCGACGCCCACTTGAGCCAAATCCAAATATGCTCATTGTCACAATGCCGGAAACTGCTGGTATGGGGGCTCTGAAAACCGTTGAGGAGGTGGAATCAATCTCAAGGAGCATCTATCCTATCGTTCCCACAATTCTCAACAAACCGTCCAAGAAAACCGTTTTGAACGAGGTTCGCACACACCATATGGTACACTTCTCATGCCATGGAAATTCTGATTCAACGGATCCGTCAGCCGGCGGATTATTTCTCGGACCGGGTGAAGATGGACGGGCGGAGCATTTTACGGTGCGAGAGCTTGCTAATATCAGCTATGAGCATGCACGGATTGCGTTTCTGTCCGCATGTTCCACGGCCGAGAACTCGTCAGAGGAGTTGATTGATGAGGTGATACACCTGGCAAGTGCGTTCCAGCTGATTGGGTTCCCGCACGTTATTGGAACTCTCTGGGAAGCCAGCGATAAAGCGGCAACTTGGATTTCCGGCGCGTTCTACGAAAGTTTGATGCGCAGCCTGAGAGAAGATGATTTTCGTGTTAGGCACGATGTCGTTGCCAGTGCCCTCCACCAGGCTGTCAGGAGGCTGAAAGAAAGGATGAGAAACGACTTAATCTCTTGGGTACCATTCATCCATGTCGGCGCATAA
- a CDS encoding uncharacterized protein (antiSMASH:Cluster_4.3~EggNog:ENOG410Q5IA): MVSTQRSQPPETREPSTPAENQPEQPPTLVREETTNPDTSALSTVDETETNSATSERESTLTSKDEIQQLREKTKLLKKMVKWQAKLNDTLQTSQKHLRSESLDIATSNPTPAKRSSVLSPLQHTKLYQTGTYKEYRRFTSNIESIRDASGLNNEETLAYALIGLDYIESELWGVYREQNPLKNNWNGLKEFLHMRLGDPTNRTRKSWRALFSLRKSPDETDYAYHRRFLERTLEIGEEFEDLAKLKKNLFIWSLDKPMRTKLDEQLEIPDDIDDIVALATRLRPSVSVAYAKNAPHAKPTNPVGSARRGMKTNDSRLPMDKRSQPQRPVREMGKDLIKDREALRKDGKCFECRQKGHLARDCPKKKAWLDVRNIKTT; this comes from the coding sequence ATGGTCTCTACACAAAGAAGCCAACCCCCTGAGACTCGCGAACCTAGTACGCCAGCAGAGAACCAACCTGAACAGCCACCTACCCTAGTTCGCGAGGAGACTACAAATCCTGACACCTCAGCTCTCTCAACCGTCGACGAAACTGAAACAAACTCCGCGacctcagagagagagtctactTTAACATCAAAAGATGAAATCCAACAGCTTCGCGAGAAAaccaaactactaaagaaaatggtgaaatggCAAGCAAAGTTGAATGACACTCTCCAAACCAGCCAAAAGCACTTGCGAAGTGAATCCCTTGATATAGCTACCTCTAATCCAACACCCGCGAAGCGCTCGTCAGTTTTGAGCCCACTGCAACACACAAAGCTCTACCAGACTGGCACCTACAAAGAATACCGGCGGTTCACCTCCAATATTGAATCCATTCGCGACGCCAGCGGATTGAATAATGAGGAGACCCTCGCGTACGCCCTCATTGGACTCGACTATATTGAGAGCGAGCTTTGGGGGGTCTACCGCGAACAGAACCCATTGAAGAACAACTGGAATGGCCTCAAGGAATTCCTACACATGAGGCTAGGAGATCCGACAAACCGCACGCGAAAATCTTGGCGAGCACTTTTTAGCCTTCGCAAGAGTCCAGATGAAACCGACTATGCCTATCACCGACGATTCCTGGAGCGCACATTAGAAAttggtgaagaatttgaagaccTCGCGAAGCTAAAGAAGAACCTCTTTATATGGAGCTTGGATAAGCCCATGCGAACCAAActggatgaacagctggaaaTACCAGATGACATTGATGACATAGTAGCACTGGCTACCCGACTCCGACCAAGTGTGTCAGTGGCCTATGCAAAGAATGCCCCACACGCGAAGCCTACCAATCCAGTTGGAAGTGCTCGCAGAGGTATGAAGACCAATGACTCAAGGCTGCCAATGGATAAGAGGAGTCAACCCCAGAGACCCGTACGGGAGATGGGGAAGGACCTTATCAAGGATCGCGAAGCCTTAAGGAAGGATGGGAAGTGCTTTGAGTGTCGCCAAAAGGGGCACCTCGCGAGAGACTGTCCCAAGAAGAAGGCGTGGCTTGACGTTCGCAATATCAAGACCACCTAG